A genomic window from Cupriavidus basilensis includes:
- a CDS encoding chromate transporter: MSSPNVLSSLLTHFLTLSFLAIGGASTTIPDMHRFLVESNAWMSDAQFSAMYAISQAAPGPNILFVALFGWQVAGLAGAIVGMIGICGPSSVIALGFEYFAGRSPQARWPGLIRRGLATLTIGLLFSTGWILAASVDHRWTAVAVTVVTIVLMLKTKVHPLVLVALGAGAGLMGLV, from the coding sequence ATGAGTTCACCGAACGTGCTTTCCAGCCTGCTCACGCATTTCCTGACGCTGTCGTTCCTCGCCATCGGCGGGGCCAGTACCACGATCCCTGACATGCATCGCTTCCTGGTGGAGTCGAACGCCTGGATGAGCGACGCGCAGTTCTCCGCCATGTACGCCATCTCGCAGGCCGCGCCTGGGCCGAACATCTTGTTCGTTGCCTTGTTTGGCTGGCAGGTGGCGGGCCTGGCCGGCGCCATCGTTGGCATGATCGGCATCTGCGGGCCGTCCAGCGTGATCGCGCTGGGCTTCGAGTATTTCGCCGGCCGCTCGCCGCAAGCGAGGTGGCCCGGCCTGATCCGGCGCGGCCTTGCCACGCTGACCATCGGGCTGCTGTTTTCCACCGGCTGGATCCTTGCCGCGAGCGTGGATCACCGCTGGACCGCCGTGGCGGTGACCGTGGTCACCATCGTGCTGATGCTGAAGACGAAGGTGCATCCGCTGGTGCTGGTGGCATTGGGGGCCGGGGCGGGGTTGATGGGGTTGGTTTGA
- a CDS encoding chromate transporter has translation MPVTPSPAGDDPMVALAPPPTPRRLFIEFARMGLSGFGGVLPFVRRAVVERNRWLGDRDFVELLSLGQVLPGPNVINLALMLGLRFAGLRGALAAFAGLVMVPMVGVLALMLLYEHYRDVAAVQRMLTGMTAVSAGLVLSTGFKLAQSQPRTVRGLMIGGAAFVAIGLLRWPLVPVMAVLVPMGLVLEWRSEQLARRAQAAAIEASSTPPVPPVSPVPGEPRQ, from the coding sequence ATGCCAGTTACTCCCTCTCCCGCCGGCGACGATCCGATGGTAGCGCTAGCACCCCCGCCCACGCCGCGGCGCCTGTTCATCGAATTTGCCCGCATGGGGCTGTCCGGCTTTGGCGGCGTGCTGCCCTTCGTGCGGCGCGCCGTGGTCGAGCGCAACCGCTGGCTGGGCGACCGCGATTTTGTCGAACTGCTCAGCCTCGGGCAGGTGCTGCCCGGCCCCAACGTGATCAACCTCGCACTGATGCTGGGCTTGCGCTTTGCCGGGCTGCGCGGCGCGCTGGCGGCCTTTGCGGGGCTGGTGATGGTGCCGATGGTGGGCGTGCTGGCGCTGATGCTGCTGTACGAGCATTACCGCGACGTGGCGGCGGTGCAGCGCATGCTCACTGGCATGACGGCGGTGTCGGCCGGGCTGGTGTTGTCGACCGGCTTCAAGCTCGCACAGAGCCAGCCGCGCACCGTGCGCGGGCTGATGATCGGCGGTGCCGCGTTTGTCGCCATCGGGCTGTTGCGCTGGCCGCTGGTGCCGGTGATGGCGGTGCTGGTGCCGATGGGCCTGGTGCTGGAGTGGCGCAGTGAGCAGCTAGCGCGGCGCGCGCAGGCGGCGGCTATCGAGGCGTCGTCCACGCCGCCCGTGCCGCCCGTGTCACCTGTACCCGGGGAGCCACGGCAATGA
- a CDS encoding ABC transporter ATP-binding protein: protein MLMRFLERLIDPFRALPDTQPPGQIWRFYAYFLREVWPVFALLLGVGLAGALIEVSLFGFLGRLVDLAQATPPAEFFARHRGELVWMAVVALLLRPFFNGLHDILVHQVINPSLGNLVRWQNHRYVLKQSLSFFQNDFAGRIAQRIMQTGFSLRDSAVQAVDAIWHVLIYAASSLYLFAQADWRLMIPLVAWIACYVAAMLYFTPRVKARSVAATGARSRLMGRIVDGYTNITTLKLFAHTRHEEDYAREAMADLTDKARLSGRMVSAMDFTVTSLNGLLIAGTTGLALWLWSQGHVSVGAIALSSGLVIRIVSMSGWIMWVISGIFENIGQVQDGLQTIAVPRTVGDRDNAQALRITRGEVRFEGVGFHYGKGSGVIENIDLVVRPGEKIGLVGPSGAGKSTLVNLLLRLYDVEQGRILIDGQDIAGVTQESLRAQIGMVTQDTSLLHRSIRDNLRYGRPGASEAELLTTANDAHAGEFIPRLRDAHGATGLDAQVGERGVKLSGGQRQRIAVARVLLKNAPILILDEATSALDSEVEAAIQENLETLMQGKTVIAIAHRLSTIARMDRLVVLEDGRIAESGTHAELLARGGLYARLWAHQTGGFVGVE from the coding sequence ATGCTGATGCGTTTCCTGGAACGGTTGATTGACCCGTTCCGCGCCCTCCCCGACACCCAGCCACCCGGCCAGATCTGGCGCTTCTACGCCTATTTCCTGCGGGAGGTGTGGCCGGTCTTTGCGCTGCTGCTGGGCGTGGGGCTGGCTGGCGCGCTGATCGAAGTCTCGCTGTTCGGCTTTCTCGGCCGCCTGGTCGACCTGGCGCAAGCAACACCGCCCGCCGAGTTCTTCGCGCGCCACCGCGGCGAGCTCGTGTGGATGGCGGTGGTGGCGCTGCTGCTGCGTCCGTTCTTCAACGGCCTGCACGACATCCTCGTGCACCAGGTCATCAACCCGAGCCTGGGCAACCTGGTGCGCTGGCAGAACCACCGCTACGTCCTCAAGCAGAGCCTGTCGTTTTTTCAGAACGATTTTGCCGGGCGCATCGCGCAGCGCATCATGCAGACCGGCTTCTCGCTGCGCGATTCAGCGGTGCAGGCCGTGGATGCCATCTGGCATGTGCTGATCTACGCGGCCAGCTCCCTCTACCTGTTCGCGCAAGCCGACTGGCGCCTGATGATTCCCCTCGTGGCGTGGATCGCATGCTACGTGGCCGCCATGCTGTACTTCACGCCACGCGTGAAGGCGCGCTCGGTTGCCGCCACCGGCGCGCGCTCGCGGCTGATGGGGCGCATCGTCGACGGCTATACCAACATCACCACGCTCAAGCTGTTCGCCCACACGCGCCATGAAGAGGACTACGCGCGCGAAGCCATGGCCGACCTGACCGACAAGGCACGCCTGTCCGGGCGCATGGTCAGCGCCATGGATTTCACCGTGACCTCACTCAATGGCCTGCTGATCGCCGGTACCACGGGACTGGCGCTGTGGCTATGGAGCCAGGGCCATGTCAGCGTCGGCGCGATTGCGCTGTCGAGCGGGCTGGTGATCCGCATCGTCAGCATGTCGGGCTGGATCATGTGGGTGATCAGCGGCATCTTCGAGAACATCGGCCAGGTACAGGATGGCCTGCAGACCATCGCCGTGCCGCGCACGGTCGGCGATCGCGACAACGCGCAAGCACTGCGCATCACGCGCGGCGAGGTGCGCTTCGAAGGCGTGGGCTTTCACTACGGCAAGGGCTCTGGCGTGATCGAGAACATCGACCTGGTGGTGCGCCCGGGCGAGAAGATCGGCCTGGTCGGCCCCTCCGGCGCCGGCAAGTCGACGCTGGTCAACCTGCTGCTGCGGCTGTACGACGTGGAGCAAGGACGCATCCTGATCGACGGCCAGGACATCGCCGGCGTCACGCAGGAAAGCCTGCGTGCGCAGATCGGCATGGTGACGCAGGATACGTCGCTGCTGCACCGCTCGATCCGCGACAATCTGCGCTACGGCCGCCCCGGCGCCAGCGAGGCCGAGCTGCTCACCACGGCCAACGACGCCCATGCCGGCGAGTTCATTCCACGCCTGCGCGATGCGCATGGCGCTACGGGGCTGGATGCGCAGGTGGGCGAGCGTGGCGTGAAGCTGTCGGGCGGCCAGCGCCAGCGCATTGCCGTGGCACGCGTGCTGCTGAAGAACGCACCGATCCTGATCCTGGACGAAGCCACCTCGGCGCTGGACTCCGAAGTGGAAGCGGCCATCCAGGAGAACCTGGAGACGCTGATGCAGGGCAAGACCGTGATCGCCATCGCGCACCGCCTGTCCACCATCGCGCGCATGGACCGGCTGGTGGTGCTGGAGGATGGGCGGATTGCCGAGAGCGGGACGCATGCGGAACTGCTCGCGCGTGGGGGGCTTTATGCGCGGTTGTGGGCGCATCAGACTGGGGGGTTTGTGGGGGTGGAGTAG